The genomic stretch GTTCTGTACACTCTTGGAAAAAGAATCTAATCCATCAACATTTACTGAAGGCGGCTCAAACTTACTCACCGTTTCCATACTTACCGGATAAAATTCTCCCAAACCAGTTACCCGGGGGCCAACATGAACAACCCGTCGATTAAAAGTGGTTCCGTTTTCATCGGTATAATTGGTAACACCTAACCAGAGAGCCTTCATAGCCTGAGCATCCTGCCCTCTATAAATAGCAGGCCATTGCCAGCCACCCTGTTGTTCATTGATAAAGCCTTCTTCAATTTCTGAGCCAATACTGGAATAAAAATTGTGAAAAGAGCCAACTGATAACCACCTGTTTTCTACTTGCGAATAGGCATTAACAGATAATCCTATTGCTATTAGAAGCGAAGCACAGATATACTTATACAAATTCTTTCTACTCATTACGCCTTTTTTATTTTTACAACTCTGTTATTTAAAAAGAAAATCTTACACCGAAGCGGATCGTTCTGGGATCAAGAAAATTAAAGAACTGCTGATTGGGCATATTAATGTATGCCTTATCATCCAGCACTTTGTTTACATACCCCTTGTCAGCTTCCACAAAAGCTCCATCTTCATACTGATAGTACGCTCCTTCCTGTGTATTGTAGTATAATGCCCTGCCATTAGGATTACTGACAGTATTCAAATCAGTAGTTGTTTCGATAGGCACATATTGTACATCGGCAGGGCGGTAATCACCTGGCTTATCACTTCCGGGCACCCTGGAGCTTAGTAAATTAATTTCCTCAAGCTTTCCTTTTGGAAGGTGGAGTGATGCCATATAATCTAAATAGTCATTACCGTCAATGAGTCCCGAATTAAAGATATTAAAGTTTCTTCGGTTGATAACATTACTTACATCTGCAAAGAATCTCACATTCGAACCATCACCCAGATCAACACGTTTTGTTATTCGAAGGCTCGTACTCCAACTGTCTCTGTACTGTAAATTGTCTACAACTCCTGGGATTGAGCCACCACCGGTATAAGTGAATTTATCTCCAGCTCTCCAGCTAACCAAAGGAACAATTTGCCATCTTCCTAACGGGTAGCCACCAAGAAATTGTGGTCCTAATTCGGGTGGTGTCTGGAAATACAATTGCAGACGTGCGAAAGGACGAGGAGTTGATCTTGTTATATCGTTATCTGCTGTCAGGCGTTCATACTGTCGTTGCTCAAATGGGTTTTCGTAATTCTCAAGCGTTCCAAAGAAACCTGTCGTTTGAACATCATAGGTGTAATTAATCTCTCCCCAGAAAAATCTACCTCTTTGTTTTCTAAGTGTAAGTTCCACACCACGAATATCTTCATATGAAAACGGACGACTTACCGTATAGCTGCTATTATCTCGCCCGGTAAATGAAACCTGAATAGGCTGATTACTTAGATCTTTGTAATAGCCACTTATTCTCACCAGGTAATTGTCAAAAAGGTTTTGCTCATAGCCAAGCTCGTATGCAACGGTTTTTGGCAGAGGATTATTAGGCGAAGCTAACCTTGTTACTGTATTGGTAAATGGCTCAATACGGACTAAATAAAGGTTTTCTGGTTGTGGAAGCTGAACGAAATGACCATAGTTGAAAAACAACTTACTGTCATCCGTAATTGGGAATGAAACACCTAATCTTGGCTGTAATACAAGTTGTGGATCTACATCAGAAGTAGCAGCGGTGTCCAGCGCCGAGGCATTTCCTGTAGAGAATAAATCGGTAAAGGGCTCATAGTCATACCAGTCAACATTCGGGTCGTTGTAAGTTAAACGAAGTCCAAGATTGGCAATCATTCCTTCGAACTCAATTTTATCCTGCACATATGCTGCAATACGATATGGAGTTGTGTTCCAAACCGAGCGTGTTCGACCGGAAGGAAGTACCTTATCAAATGATCCATAATTGATTCGGCTATCCGTTCTTGTAAAATCAACTCCTGCTTTTACCAAATTATACCGATCCAGCTGACTGGTTATAGCAAAATTCACATTCAGATCTGAAACTTCACTGCTATCCCGGGCAGTACTCATACCCACTCCCATCCTCATACCTGAAGCCAGGCCGAAAGAAGTTTCATCAAAAAAGCCAAAAGGAGCTTCGCTAAAACCAACACCACCTATTGTATATACATCGGAAGTATCTCTGAATCCCCCGGGGTTGGTGCTTGTTTTATTGAAAAAGTTATTAATCTTAATTTCGTAAAAGGTATTATTATTTATGGAATGCGTGAACTGAGCACCGATGTTCCTGCTTATTTTTTCAGATGGTGCCCAGTAATCCGTAGCGAACAATCTGGATTCAATAAAACTAACCTGATCCATATCAGCTGAAATATCCGTACTGCTTGTGAAGAAATGAGAATCTCCAACAAAGTCACCAGAAGAACTACCTGTTTGACTTTCAGAAGTTCCTGTTTCCCGACTATACATACCATCAATTGAAAGCTTCATTCCGGGACCAACATTACTTGTCAGCTTGGTTTGCCAGGTTGTTTGATCATACCTGTCTCTGGAAAGAGGCACCATATACATTTCCTGTGTCTGTCTTAGAGAAACAGAAAAGCGAAGATCACCTAATTTATCACTAATTACAGGAAACGGACCACCTACCGTTAAATCAATCTCATAATCCGGCTCCGTAATCGCAAAATCTTTTCGGTGCTGATATAAAAATGCCTGCTGAGCAGCTTCAGGTGTTAAATCATTGGTTGGGTCCTCATCAGCAAGTAAACTTTGTGAGAAAGCATTCCAGCCCTGGAATGATGGGTAATTTCGCTGTGTGTAAGTATCCCAGGCGCCATTATTCGTTCCTGTCCAGGCTACTTCATCATCTAAATAGGGTCTAAGCCAATATGAATTCGGACTGTTTATATCCTGCCCGACATTTTTTTGCTGGGGCGGTGTAATTCGAAACAAGCCATCCACAGTATAGCGATCAGGACTACCTTCCTTACTTGTCACATTAATAAGACCCGACCGAACATTTCCATATTCAGCATTAAAACCACCGGTTTGTAACTGTACATTTTCTACTGAAGTCACACTGATACCAGTAAAAGGGGTATTATCACGACCTGATCGAAGGGCAAAACCATTTAAGTTAAACGTTACCTCATCTGAACCACTACCGCGAATGCTCAAACCTTCAACACCAGCCTGCAACCCAACCACATCAGTGACACTGGCAACAGGTAGTGCATCAATATTTTCTTTACTAATGTTAGCCTGACTTGAAGAAACATCTCTTTTAACCACAGGTTTTTCGGCTACAACTACTACTTCCTCTCCCTCAAAGGTTTCTTCGGACATTTCAATATTAACCTCAGTCGTCAGGTTAATATTTACCTCTACCTCTTCCACAACAACGGGTGTAAAACCTATAAAAGAAGCTTTTATAGAATACGTACCAGGTTTCACGTTCAGAATTTGATAGTATCCATCTGGCTGGGTAGCTGTACCCTGAGTAGTTCCTTCGATAATAACATTCACCCCTGGAAGCGGTTCCCCATTCGTATCAGTAACAAAGCCGGTTATCTTACCAGTTTGTGCGAGAAGGGATTGTGAAATGAGTAAAAAGAAGAAGAATGATAGTAGCTTTTTAACATCCATAAACAGATCAAATTATTTTAGCAGTAGAAATCCCGCTGTAGGATTTTTTCAGTATTGACTGAATCCGCATAGTATAAAATTCTGATTAAGAAATAAACTTTTGTTGAAGAATTTTTTAATAAAAATGAATTTCATAAACAGCCTGGGTTTAACATTGCTTTCAAATAATCAACCCTTCTGTCAAACTATATCCATGAAGCGCCTTATACCCTTATAAAAAAACTCAACTCCGGTATTAAATTCTGTTTCACAATCAGCAAAATTATGTTTTTAAATACTTTACCAGAATATTTTCTAATGAATTAGTGAGATTTAACTACTAAAAAACCCTTATTCAGTTGATTTCCTTATTACCAAAAAAACTTTCCAACTCATCAAATAGCGAATTTTGAGCACATCGATTTTTCAAAATAGTAGCGAAAATTATCTTAGATATTTTTTTTAAAACTGATTTAAAAGACCACTTTTTGAAAAACAGCTATAGAATTCAGACGGAAATCTTCAATTATTGGCCAGAAAATTGAGAGTTCTTGATCATTTTGCTTTACAAAGACCCTCACTCCTTTCTGTTAACAGTCGATTGTTCTGGCGAAACCAATAGTGTTTTAAATACGAGTAGATGTTAGCTACATAAGTTTTGCCTTCAGGATTTTTAACGTTTTTAAGGTCAGCCTTTCAAATTTAAATTGAACTTTAGCATCAATCACCTGATCTGGCTATTATTCAATGAATCAAATTTTACCTATGAGCCTTACGTATACCAACTACCTTAAAATCGACGAACTGCTTGAACTTCAGCAGCTTAAATCTGACCCACCTGAACATGATGAAACCTTGTTTATCATTATTCATCAAACCTATGAATTGTGGTTCAAACAAATTTTACACGAGTTCGGTAAGCTTCGAAAAAACCTGGAAGCCGGTAATACCTGGGGATCGCTTAAAACCATGCGGCGGATTTTGACCATTCTTAAAACTATGGTCTCACAAATTGATATTCTTGAAACCATGACCCCCCTTGAGTTCAACAGCTTTCGGAAATTTCTGGGGCAGTCCAGCGGATTTCAATCCCTTCAGTTCCGGGAGATGGAAATTATATGCGGCCTTCGCTTTCCTTTAATGAAAGAAGCCCATAAAGATCAGCCCAAACATATAAGGATATTGAAGAAGCGAATGGAAGAATCCACCCTGTGGGAAAGTTTCTGTGCTTACCTAAGAACCAGGGGTTATAATATTGAACCCAAACGCGTAAACGAAAAAGGACTGATTCATGAACCTTCGGATGAAATTCAGGAAGTATTGGTAGAAGCTATGCAGAATGATCCGGAGGCAGCTCTTATTGCCGAGCTGTTTGTAGATTATGATGAAGGACTTCAGGAATGGCGGTACCGGCATGTCAAAATGGTGGAGCGAACCATTGGCACCAAGAAAGGCACTGGTGGTTCTGATGGAGCGAAGTATCTTCATAAAACCCTAAACCATGCTATTTTTCCAGACCTGTGGGAAATTCGATCTAAATTTTGACTTATCCGAACATTTGATACCCAAAATCAGTTACCTTTGCACCCTTAATCTTAGGTTTATCCTCATTTTATATGTCTGATATTGATTTCTTAGCCAATAAGCTCTCTCCTCATTATTCTCATTTTGATGTTGCCAATCGACTGCTCTTTACCGGGCATTCTCACCAGGCCTGGCCCGATGTAGCCCGTGAAGGACAAACCGAATATTTTGATGTGTGCGCAAAGCATGTGGATAACAAATGGGACATCGCTTTTGAAAAGACCGAAATACTGAGAAATTACCTTCGTGATTTTTATGATGACCCAAACGGATTCTACTGCCGGGAAGAAAGTACCCATGTATTGTTTGTTAGCTGGATGAGCAGTTTAGATCTGAAAAATAAACCAAAAATCATCTCCACAGATGGAGAGTTTCATTCTTTGTTTCGTCAGCTGCACCGGCTGGAAGAAGAAGGCTTGGAGTTTGTTCGTGTAGCAACCGAACCCGATGAAAGTTTTGCTGAACGCATCATAGAAGAGATGGATGACCGAACGTCTGCCATCATGCTTTCCCGTGTATATTTTGAAACCTGCCTTATCAATACACATTTAACTGAAATTGCTGCAGCTGCCAGAGAAAAAGGAATCCCAGTTTTAATTGATGACTATCACGGAACCAATGTTGTTCCCCTTTCTATTCGTGAAGCCGGACTTGAAGACTGCTTTATTCTGATAGGAGGATATAAATACCTGCAATGGGGAGAATCAAATTGCTTTCTGCGCTTTCCTAAAGATTGTAATTACCGTCCAGCTATCACCGGATGGTTTGCTGCCTTCAGTTCACTCGATAAACCCAGAACGGACGCTCCAGTAGAATACGATAACGGCAACCAGCGCTTTGCGAGTGGTACTTATGACCCCTCTTCTCAGTTTCGGGCTGCAAAGGTAGTTGAGTTTTTTCAGGAACACGGGCTATCCCCAAATGTACTGCGGGAACAATATTTGGCTCAGGTTAAAATGCTAAGAGAACGGTTTCTGGCTAACCAATTTGACAAATCTGTGATACGCCTCACACACGAAGAACCGCTGGAACGAAACGGAGGATTCTTGTCTTTAACCTCCCCGCATGCAAGGCAAATTCGAGCTTCGCTAATGGACAATGGAGTCTTTACGGATGCCCGTGGTGAAATTCTGAGATTTGGACCTGCTCCATACATCACTTCCTCTCAGATAGATCAGGCTATGATTGAGCTAAAAAATGTTGTGAAAAATCTCTCTTAAAACTTTTTTTGTAAGGAATCTCTTTAAAGTTGCTCTAACATATATCACACATAAATAACTTTTTGGGGAAATATTTGCAATTAACACAACTGAGATTTGTCTATCACATATATTGAACATATATTGAAATCATTCAATTGAAGGTGACATAAAGTGTCACTGTTGTCCATTATATTTGCCTAAAATAAATTCAAAAAACCGAATACCATGTCAAAAGACGATCGAATGAAAGCCCTCGATATTGCCGTAGGGCAAATTGAAAAACAACACGGCAAGGGAACAATTATGAAGCTGGGAGCCGAAGCTATACAGGATATTGATGTAATATCCACCGGCTCAATCATGGTTGATTATGCACTTGGGGTACAGGGGATTCCACGCGGACGTGTAACTGAAATTTATGGGCCTGAGGCTAGTGGTAAAACCACCCTCGCCCTTCAGGTGATTGCGGAAGCACAAAAGGCCGGTGGTTATGCCGCTTTTATTGACGCTGAACACGCCTTTGATCCACGATATGCCAAAGCCCTGGGAATTAATGTAGAAGAACTATTAGTCTCCCAACCCGATAATGGAGAGCAGGCGCTTGAAATTACTGAAACTCTGATTCGCTCAGGTGCACTCGATGTAGTTGTAGTTGACTCTGTAGCCGCTCTTGTTCCCCGTGCTGAATTAGAGGGTGAAATGGGTGACTCACACATGGGTCTTCAGGCGCGATTGATGTCACAGGCCATGAGAAAGATTACCGGTATCATTAACAAAAGCCGGACATCCTGTATCTTCATCAATCAGGTTCGCGAGAAAATCGGAGTTATGTTTGGTAACCCGGAAACAACCACCGGTGGACGTGCTCTTAAATTTTATTCCTCCGTCCGTATTGATATTCGCCGGATTGGGTCCATAAAAAGTGGCGACGAAGTAATTGGTAACCGAACCAAAGTGAAAATAGCTAAAAATAAAGTAGCTCCTCCTTTCAAAGTGGTTGAATTCAATATCATGTATGGTAAAGGAATTTCACGCATCTCTGAGATCCTTGATCTTGCCGTGGAATATGACATCATTGAGAAGCGAGGAAGCTGGTTCCGCCATGGTGGAGAGCCTATTGGTCAGGGATCGGATGCCGCCATGCAATTCCTTGAAGAAGACCCTGAATTGGCGAAGAAAATTGAAGGTCAGGTTCGCAAAAAGCTAATGGGCGAATTACTGGATGAAGAGATCGAGGAGCAAGAAAAGGAGAAGAAAGAGAAAGAAACCGTTGAAGAAGAAGGATAAATACCAGCGGTATTCGGAGGAAGCGCTAAAGCTTCTTCCGGCTCCTGTCTCGGAAATTCAGGTCCAGAAAAAGAATAACAGTCGTTATTCTATTTTCGTAGACAACCAGTTTCTGATTGGAGTCTCTGATTCTACTCTTACCAAACTAGATATTAAGAAAGGCGTTGAAATAACGCCTTCTTTTTTACAGCAAATTGAGCATCAGGAAGAACAATGGGCTGCCAGAGAATATATGTTTCGCATTCTATCGCGTCGCGACCACTCCCGAAAGGAGTTAAAGGATAAAGCGTTCAAAAAAGGGTACTCGGGTAGCTTTATCGATGAAATCCTTGATGAGTTCGAACAGAAAGAATACATCAATGATCATAAGTTTGCCGAAAAGTATGCAGCTGATAAGTTCGAGTTCAATGATTGGGGGCCTTATAAAATCAGAACACAACTCTTTAAAAAAGGAATTTCGAAAGCCGTAGCAGAACGTGTTATCAATAACACTTTTGGTGATCAGGCGATTAAAGAAAGCATACTCTCCTTAATCACCAAAAGAAAAAAAAGATATCTTAGAGAACCAGAAGAAAAACGCCGCAAGAAAGTTTTCGACTATTTAATGAGAAAAGGCTACGATTCAGAAAATATTTTAAAGCATCTGGATGAACTTCTTAATCTTATTTCAAAAGAATGAGTCTTTTAGTAATCGATCGCTCCCCTTCCATTTCCAACCGATAGAAATATACACCACTGGCAAAATCGGCGGCGTTCCACTGAAAGTTATGTGTACCGGCAGTTTTTATCCCATCAACTAATGTAGCCACTCTTTGCCCAGTTAAATTAAAAATCTGGATTTTAATTTTTTCAGAACCATCGAGACGGAAAGATATAGTTGTAGATGGATTAAATGGATTGGGGTAATTTTGATATAATTCAATTCCATTCGCACTCTGTGAATCTCGTTCGTTGCTAACAGGTTGTGAGGTTCTTGAAAAAAGATACGTTTGGGTATAGTACCTATTACTTTTCAAGCGGTTTCCGGTTGGGGTTTTTCCGGTACTATCAGTGTTGATTCCACCAACAGCTACGATATAATAATAGTAATTGGTACCACGCTCAGGACTGTCTAAAAGAAAATAACCGGGATAGTTTCTCCGGGATGACGGCTCGCCATCAACAATTAAACGCTCTTCATTGTCCGCTTTATAAAGTAAGCGATAAGTACTATCTACTTTCTCTGATGCCCGATAGATTTCAAAACGCTCAATATTGTTGACCAAACTTTGGTCATATTCCCAATCCAAAACAATTCCTGAATCTGTTGAGCTAACTTCAAACCTTGAAGGAGGATTAGGGGCCATAGGTATTTGGTAGCCTGACTTAAAATTAGCTAAAGCACGCTCAAACGTTTGAAAAAGAGAATCCCTTCCTTGAAATACTACTTCGTTCTTTTCAACATCTGTTATTTCACCCGTCTTAAATTTTAACCCTGTTTCATAAGCCAGCTTTCTTGAAATGCCAGCTGCAGCTTCGGCTACAACTATCCTTACACTTTCTCCCGGTTCAAGGGAATATGGACCATAACCCGATGTATACGAAAATCCTCCACCCTGCCCTAAAGATGGATCTGCCCCCGGATCAATAAATCCCTCATAGCCTTCCGATTCTACTTGAAATGCATGTCGGGGTGAAGTCCTCCCAACACTCATCATTTCATATTCCGAGTTCATTTTATCAATGTTAAATGCATCGTTGTTACTAAAAAGAGGATCATCATTATGCTCTTCAGACATTGTAAAAGGCTGGTCAGGATCATCGGAAGGATCTGAAGAAGAAGTATCAGCATGTAACGTTACTGTTCCAACAAAGTGATAAGCTGCAAGTCTGCCAGTCGTATCATCAGCAGCTAAATACCCTCCCGAAGTATTTGGATTAACGATCGGAGCTCCAATATTATCATAATTAGCGATAGCAAAATCAGGGAAGTACCCATGCCAGGCAAAAGAAGCCCTGAAGTTTTCGGGTTCTTCAGGATGGAGCCCATCTCCCCGGCGATCATACATCGTATTTTTTCCCCAACCTGTGGCAGTTCCAATAGTATATCTTGACTGCCTTACAGGGGCCATCTGGTTCTTAAAGAAAGGGATAAATCCTTCAATACTTTGATTTGGAAGTTCTATTTCTTCATCCTTATCAGTATTGCCGGTATTGGTAAATATGTATTCTACAATATGATAATTATCGTGATACTGCTGACTGAATTGCATGACCTTACGTTCTACAGTAACTCCTAATAGCGTATTCATTCTGCTGTACAAAACTCGATCCGCATTCAAATTTGGATCTACTTCATCTACTGTGGTGTTGTTTTTATCCTCTAATCTATCACCTATTTGAATCTCCGGCTTAGGGAATTTTGAAATCAATTTAAACTCAACCGGAAAAAATTCTCCTTCTCCAGATACACGCGGTCCCACGTGAACCACCCTGTTTTCATATTTGGTTCCTGCACTATCTGTAAAGTTTGTTACTCCTAACCAAAGGGCTTTAGATGCCTGGGCATCCTGTGCTTTATAGATCGCAGGCCACTGCCAACCAGCCTGTTGATTAGGGATAAAGCCCTCTTCAATTTCAGAACCTATATTTGAATAGAAGTTGTGAAAACTTCCAACATCTAACCATTTATACTCAACCTGACCAAAAACTTCACTTGTTATAAAAGAAAAAAATATGACTAAAAAAGTAACTGCTTTTTTCACTATGTTTTGTTTATTGCAATTGATAATCAACTAAGTTTATAAATTAAATAGCAAAGATTCCTTGAGAAATATAACACTAGAACGGGTCGTAAAATTTATTCTTGGGGCAGCAGCTGTGGCTGTAGCACTGTTGATTTTATATAACTACTCTACACTGGTTATTTTTCTGATATTGGCTATGATTCTCAGCTATATTCTGGATCCTTTTGCCAACCGGTTACAATCTGCGGGACTGAACCGGACTTTTGGAATTACTTTGATTCTCGCCACTGTGATTTTGATCCTTGTTTTTATCTCAACCAGTGTCATTCCAATCATCGCTAATCAAATGGCAGAGCTAACGGCACAGCTCAGTATTGAAAACATCCGGCAGATAGCTGTAAAAGTAGAGAACCAGCTAACAACCAAGTTTGAGTTTCTCCCGGATGGTTTTTTGGAAGAAAATATTACCGCTGTAATGAATGAGCTATTTAATGTTAATCAGATTTCTACCATTGTAAGCGACGCACTCAGCATCTTTACCAATATCTTTTCAGCCGTTTTAGTCGTTCCTTTTGCTGCCTTCTTTTTCCTAAAAGATGGAAGCAAAATTCGCCGAGATTTACTTCAACTTGTTCCGAATAAGTACTTTGAGACCACACTTACCGTAATTGACAAAATTGAGCAACGTCTTGGACTCTATTTCAGAAGCGTTCTCTTCCAGAGTTTCCTTGTTGCATTATCGTCCTGGACCACATTGAGTATTGCCGGCTTAGACAACTCAATGTCGGTAGGAATTGCGGTAGGCTTGGCTAACACCATCCCCTACTTCGGGCCTATTTTAGGATATTTTTTGTCCATCATTGTGTCCATCATTGAAACCGGAAACTTCTCGTTAGTAGCTGCCTGTATACTTGCTATTTTTGTGGTACAGATGCTTGACAACATCGTTTTTCAACCCATGCTCTTTTCCCGTTCAGCCGATATGCATCCGGTAGCCATCTTGTTCATTATTTTAATTGGAGCAGAAACAGCTGGAATTATCGGAATGTTGGTTGCCATCCCTATAGCAACGGTGGTCAAAATCACTATTACTCAGGTAAGCTGGAGTTTTAATAATTACCAGGTATTCCGAAGAGATATCACCCAATCATCAGGGCCACCCGGATAGCAAGAAAGTCCTTCATCCAAGCTAAACATTTACTATCTTCTTCGCCCAATCAGGCACTGCAAAATACACTACCCACTTGAAGAATATTGTTGTTTTTGCCTCCGGCTCGGGCACAAATTTCCAATCTATTATTGACGCTGTTCAGCGTGGTGATATTTCTGCCCGTATTTCTGGTCTGATCACAAATAAATCGGGTATCAGAGCTATTGAAAGAGCTGAAACGAACAATATTCCAGTTCAAGTTATTAATCCTGATGAATTGACTAATGAAAATGAGTTTGGAGTTGAACTCATTCAGCAGCTGGAAGCCTGGAATACGGATGTAATTGCTTTAGCAGGTTATCTGAAAAAAATTCCTTCTGCGATAATCAAAAAATATCCAAACCGGATATTAAATATTCATCCTTCGCTGCTGCCAAAATACGGTGGAAAAGGTTTCTATGGCTCGAATGTTCACAAAGCCGTTATCGAAGCCGGAGAAAAGGAATCTGGTTGTACCGTGCATGTAGTTACCGAAGAATTTGATGAAGGACCCGTTCTTGCTCAAACAAAAGTTTCTGTTCATGAGAATGATTCCCCAGAGGAATTGGCTAAACGAATTTTAAAGCAAGAGCATCGTCTCTATCCTGAAACCATACAGAAACACATTCAAAACTTATAAAACCCAAAATCCATAAACGTGGCACTCAAACCTCTCTCATCCCTTCCAAGAACACCCCTCAAAATTAATCGCGCACTCCTGTCAGTTTCAGATAAAACCGGTTTACCTGCATTAGCCAGAGCTCTGCACACTGCCGGTGTCGAAATTATTTCAACGGGAGGAACCGCGAAA from Gracilimonas sp. encodes the following:
- a CDS encoding RecX family transcriptional regulator; the protein is MKKKDKYQRYSEEALKLLPAPVSEIQVQKKNNSRYSIFVDNQFLIGVSDSTLTKLDIKKGVEITPSFLQQIEHQEEQWAAREYMFRILSRRDHSRKELKDKAFKKGYSGSFIDEILDEFEQKEYINDHKFAEKYAADKFEFNDWGPYKIRTQLFKKGISKAVAERVINNTFGDQAIKESILSLITKRKKRYLREPEEKRRKKVFDYLMRKGYDSENILKHLDELLNLISKE
- the purN gene encoding phosphoribosylglycinamide formyltransferase, encoding MKNIVVFASGSGTNFQSIIDAVQRGDISARISGLITNKSGIRAIERAETNNIPVQVINPDELTNENEFGVELIQQLEAWNTDVIALAGYLKKIPSAIIKKYPNRILNIHPSLLPKYGGKGFYGSNVHKAVIEAGEKESGCTVHVVTEEFDEGPVLAQTKVSVHENDSPEELAKRILKQEHRLYPETIQKHIQNL
- a CDS encoding TonB-dependent receptor, translating into MDVKKLLSFFFFLLISQSLLAQTGKITGFVTDTNGEPLPGVNVIIEGTTQGTATQPDGYYQILNVKPGTYSIKASFIGFTPVVVEEVEVNINLTTEVNIEMSEETFEGEEVVVVAEKPVVKRDVSSSQANISKENIDALPVASVTDVVGLQAGVEGLSIRGSGSDEVTFNLNGFALRSGRDNTPFTGISVTSVENVQLQTGGFNAEYGNVRSGLINVTSKEGSPDRYTVDGLFRITPPQQKNVGQDINSPNSYWLRPYLDDEVAWTGTNNGAWDTYTQRNYPSFQGWNAFSQSLLADEDPTNDLTPEAAQQAFLYQHRKDFAITEPDYEIDLTVGGPFPVISDKLGDLRFSVSLRQTQEMYMVPLSRDRYDQTTWQTKLTSNVGPGMKLSIDGMYSRETGTSESQTGSSSGDFVGDSHFFTSSTDISADMDQVSFIESRLFATDYWAPSEKISRNIGAQFTHSINNNTFYEIKINNFFNKTSTNPGGFRDTSDVYTIGGVGFSEAPFGFFDETSFGLASGMRMGVGMSTARDSSEVSDLNVNFAITSQLDRYNLVKAGVDFTRTDSRINYGSFDKVLPSGRTRSVWNTTPYRIAAYVQDKIEFEGMIANLGLRLTYNDPNVDWYDYEPFTDLFSTGNASALDTAATSDVDPQLVLQPRLGVSFPITDDSKLFFNYGHFVQLPQPENLYLVRIEPFTNTVTRLASPNNPLPKTVAYELGYEQNLFDNYLVRISGYYKDLSNQPIQVSFTGRDNSSYTVSRPFSYEDIRGVELTLRKQRGRFFWGEINYTYDVQTTGFFGTLENYENPFEQRQYERLTADNDITRSTPRPFARLQLYFQTPPELGPQFLGGYPLGRWQIVPLVSWRAGDKFTYTGGGSIPGVVDNLQYRDSWSTSLRITKRVDLGDGSNVRFFADVSNVINRRNFNIFNSGLIDGNDYLDYMASLHLPKGKLEEINLLSSRVPGSDKPGDYRPADVQYVPIETTTDLNTVSNPNGRALYYNTQEGAYYQYEDGAFVEADKGYVNKVLDDKAYINMPNQQFFNFLDPRTIRFGVRFSF
- a CDS encoding AI-2E family transporter, which codes for MRNITLERVVKFILGAAAVAVALLILYNYSTLVIFLILAMILSYILDPFANRLQSAGLNRTFGITLILATVILILVFISTSVIPIIANQMAELTAQLSIENIRQIAVKVENQLTTKFEFLPDGFLEENITAVMNELFNVNQISTIVSDALSIFTNIFSAVLVVPFAAFFFLKDGSKIRRDLLQLVPNKYFETTLTVIDKIEQRLGLYFRSVLFQSFLVALSSWTTLSIAGLDNSMSVGIAVGLANTIPYFGPILGYFLSIIVSIIETGNFSLVAACILAIFVVQMLDNIVFQPMLFSRSADMHPVAILFIILIGAETAGIIGMLVAIPIATVVKITITQVSWSFNNYQVFRRDITQSSGPPG
- a CDS encoding T9SS type A sorting domain-containing protein, encoding MKKAVTFLVIFFSFITSEVFGQVEYKWLDVGSFHNFYSNIGSEIEEGFIPNQQAGWQWPAIYKAQDAQASKALWLGVTNFTDSAGTKYENRVVHVGPRVSGEGEFFPVEFKLISKFPKPEIQIGDRLEDKNNTTVDEVDPNLNADRVLYSRMNTLLGVTVERKVMQFSQQYHDNYHIVEYIFTNTGNTDKDEEIELPNQSIEGFIPFFKNQMAPVRQSRYTIGTATGWGKNTMYDRRGDGLHPEEPENFRASFAWHGYFPDFAIANYDNIGAPIVNPNTSGGYLAADDTTGRLAAYHFVGTVTLHADTSSSDPSDDPDQPFTMSEEHNDDPLFSNNDAFNIDKMNSEYEMMSVGRTSPRHAFQVESEGYEGFIDPGADPSLGQGGGFSYTSGYGPYSLEPGESVRIVVAEAAAGISRKLAYETGLKFKTGEITDVEKNEVVFQGRDSLFQTFERALANFKSGYQIPMAPNPPSRFEVSSTDSGIVLDWEYDQSLVNNIERFEIYRASEKVDSTYRLLYKADNEERLIVDGEPSSRRNYPGYFLLDSPERGTNYYYYIVAVGGINTDSTGKTPTGNRLKSNRYYTQTYLFSRTSQPVSNERDSQSANGIELYQNYPNPFNPSTTISFRLDGSEKIKIQIFNLTGQRVATLVDGIKTAGTHNFQWNAADFASGVYFYRLEMEGERSITKRLILLK
- the recA gene encoding recombinase RecA encodes the protein MSKDDRMKALDIAVGQIEKQHGKGTIMKLGAEAIQDIDVISTGSIMVDYALGVQGIPRGRVTEIYGPEASGKTTLALQVIAEAQKAGGYAAFIDAEHAFDPRYAKALGINVEELLVSQPDNGEQALEITETLIRSGALDVVVVDSVAALVPRAELEGEMGDSHMGLQARLMSQAMRKITGIINKSRTSCIFINQVREKIGVMFGNPETTTGGRALKFYSSVRIDIRRIGSIKSGDEVIGNRTKVKIAKNKVAPPFKVVEFNIMYGKGISRISEILDLAVEYDIIEKRGSWFRHGGEPIGQGSDAAMQFLEEDPELAKKIEGQVRKKLMGELLDEEIEEQEKEKKEKETVEEEG
- a CDS encoding tryptophan 2,3-dioxygenase family protein encodes the protein MSLTYTNYLKIDELLELQQLKSDPPEHDETLFIIIHQTYELWFKQILHEFGKLRKNLEAGNTWGSLKTMRRILTILKTMVSQIDILETMTPLEFNSFRKFLGQSSGFQSLQFREMEIICGLRFPLMKEAHKDQPKHIRILKKRMEESTLWESFCAYLRTRGYNIEPKRVNEKGLIHEPSDEIQEVLVEAMQNDPEAALIAELFVDYDEGLQEWRYRHVKMVERTIGTKKGTGGSDGAKYLHKTLNHAIFPDLWEIRSKF